From Trichoplusia ni isolate ovarian cell line Hi5 chromosome 20, tn1, whole genome shotgun sequence, a single genomic window includes:
- the LOC113503857 gene encoding uncharacterized protein LOC113503857 isoform X2, whose translation MATRRRVLRTVQNTRASRILALVPEDNAASEVSEASNSENEYEAETYNRHRTSESSEAPTLDSSLERLNILDSSDDDRNMNSPSVSANIEALPSISSLPVLSPMSNIPSVTTSFIIDQMVNLPPQSPQNISSPRLTRRTRTERQIQSTNVRPRHVIKKKKIDLKFRWSNGRFQHYAELEPDEFQSPIPDNKCAYDYFSDFFSEDLFAEICQYSNMYAMQLTGQSINLTVEELRNFISIKVIMGIVSMPSYLLIIGHRQLVIR comes from the exons ATGGCGACAAGACGACGCGTTCTGCGAACTGTGCAG aataccaGAGCATCACGTATCTTAGCGTTGGTACCAGAAGATAACGCTGCTTCGGAGGTGAGTGAAGCATCCAATTCAGAAAATGAATACGAAGCTGAAACATATAATAGACACCGTACATCAGAGTCATCTGAAGCACCGACACTTGATTCGTCATTAGAACGATTGAATATTTTAGATTCTTCCGACGATGATCGAAACATGAACTCACCTTCAGTTTCAGCAAATATTGAGGCGTTACCATCCATAAGTTCATTACCAGTTTTGTCTCCCATGTCAAATATCCCTTCAGTGACAACATCATTTATAATtgatcaaatggtaaacctgccTCCACAGTCAccacaaaatatttcttcaccACGACTAACTCGTAGAACACGCACAGAACGTCAAATCCAAAGTACAAATGTAAGACCTCgtcatgtaataaaaaaaaagaaaattgatctGAAATTTAGATGGTCAAACGGACGTTTCCAACATTACGCTGAATTAGAACCCGATGAGTTTCAAAGCCCTATTCCGGATAACAAATGTGCCTACGACTATTTCTCTGACTTTTTTTCTGAAGACTTATTTGCCGAAATATGCCAATATTCTAACATGTATGCTATGCAGTTAACAGGACAATCTATAAATTTGACAGTTGAAGaattacgtaattttattagtattaaagtAATTATGGGTATAGTCTCTATGCCATCTTATCTATTGATTATTGGTCATCGACAACTCGTTATCCGTTAG